The genomic region GAAAGGGACTCAGGTACACGCTCACACTCCAAAACTATTTTGATAAAGCGTTGAACAACTTTTTGAGGTTCCAAATCGGCAAGAACTTCTCGTTCCCGACCGGTCTTATTTTGTTCTTCGCGGCGAGCTGTTATTTAGTGTGGCTCTTCTTCAAAACACGACCGGGATTGGCGATAGATTTAACGGGTCAAAACGAACTCTACGCGATCAGTTCCGGTGTCAATCCAAAGAAGGCCCGAAGGAGTGCGGTGATACTCTCAACCGTTATTGCCGGTGTTGGAATCTTGGTCTACGCTCAGAGCTACGGTTTCCTCCAACTCTACCAAGCCCCACTCTTTATGACTTTCCCTGCGGTGGCATCGATACTGATAGGTGGTGCGTCCATCAAGAGAGCCACGATAACGAACGTGGTGCTCGGTACGGTACTCTTCCAAACCTTGCTGACGGTCTCCTTACCTGTGTTGAGTCAGGTGACGCGTGGAGACATCACCGAAGTGCTCAGACTCATAGTCAGTAACGGAATGATACTCTACGCACTCACGAGAACTCCAAAGGAGGCGAGCTGAGATGCAGAAGAGAATGAGTCTGAAGGATATACTCATAGCGAACGCTGTTCCGATCACGTTCTTCATCCTGACGTTCTTGGCCGTCTTGGTGGCGAAGATACCGATACTCTTCCTTTTATCCGAAATCGTCAGAAGGTTGAGCAGAAACACGTTCCTTGTTCTTGCGTTAATAATTCCTGTCGTTGCTGGTCTGGGATTGAACTTTGCCATCGTTCTGGGTGCAATGGCGGCGCAGGCGGCTCTCTTCTTCGTGGTGGACTGGGGAATCACGGGACTTAAAGGTATACTCCTTGCGATGGTAATTTCGAGTGTTATATCCATATTCCTCGGTTGGATCGTTGGTAAAACCCTGAACAGGGCAAAAGGTAGGGAAATGATCACCTCCATGATACTCGGCTTTTTCGCAAACGGTGTTTACCAGCTCATCTTCCTCTTCTTTGTGGGTTCGTTAATACCTTTTAGAAAGACTGACTTCCTACTCCCGCAAGGTGTTGGGTTGAGGAACACGGTGGATTTGTTCGGTATCGTCGATGGTGCACTGAACGATTTGCTCACGGTGAACATCGGATTCATAACGATTTACATCGTACCGTTGCTCTTCGTCGTTGGGCTTTGTATCTTTCTCACCTTCCTACTCAAAACAAAGCTCGGTCAAGATTTCAAGGCGGTTGGTCAGGACATGCACATAGCCCGGACTGCCGGTATAGACGTGGATAAAACGAGGATAATAGCGGTGATATTCTCCACAGTGTTTGCTTCAATAGGACAGGTAATCTACCTCCAAGACATAGGTACTATCAACACCTACAACAGCCACGAGCAAATAGGGCTCTTCTCCATCGCAGCGCTGCTTGTTGGAGGAGCGTCCGTTAAGAAAGCCAACATCTGGAACGCTATCCTGGGAGTTATCCTCTTCCACGCGCTCTTCGTCGTTGCCCCGAGTGCGGGTAACAGACTTTTTGGCCAACCTCAGATAGGAGAATTCTTCAGGGAATTCATCGCGTACGCGGTTATCGCTTTCGCACTCGCTATGCACGGCTGGAGGTCGCGCAAAGGGAAATAAAGTCCAACGTAAGAACAGGAAAAGGAAAGGAAAAAACAAACGGGGCAAGCTTCAGAGCTTGCCCCGTTTTAACTTCTCTTATCTCCCCTTACTCCCTTGGGAACACAATGAACTTCAATGCCGTTCTCGTTTCATTTTCGACGTTCACATCCGTGAACGCTGGTACGCAAACCAAATCGTATCCACTTGGTGCAAGGTAACCACGCGCGATTGCGATAGCCTTAACTGCCTGGTTTACCGCACCTGCTCCGATTGCCTGGATCTCGGCTTTACCTTTTTCCCTGATCACACCTGCGAGGGCACCTGCAACTTTGTTAGGGTTGGATTTTGAAGAAACTTTTAGTACTTCCATAGTTCTACCTCCCTTTCTCTGACCACTGGCCTTCAAGGATGTTAGTGTGAATGCCCAAATCTATGGCGAAGTCTAAGGTATTCTTAGCAAAACTGGCGCGCCCGGCAGGACTTGAACCCGCAACCATCGGATCCGAAGTCCGACGCTCTATCCAGTTGAGCTACGAGCGCGCTCATATCGGTATATAAAAATTGGGGTGGCTAGAGGGATTTGAACCCTCGACCACCTGATCCACAGTCAGGCGCTCTGCCAACTGAGCTATAGCCACCACGTATATACTGAACCTATTCAATTTTCCACTCTTGGCGCGGCCGGCGGGAGTCGAACCCACAACCCTCGGATTAGAAGTCCGATGCTCTATCCAGTTGAGCTACGGCCGCAGCCTCGTTGGACTTCCGGTTTCTGGAGCGGGCGACGGGACTCGAACCCGCAACCCTCGGCTTGGAAGGCCGATGCTCTACCAATTGAGCTACACCCGCACCCGTGGTCGGGGCGACTGGACTTGAACCAGCGACCTCCGGTTCCCAAGACCGGCGCGCTCGCCATCTGCGCTACGCCCCGCCATAAGTGACCGTGAGTTATTATAGCACGGTGGTTTTTCACTGTCAAGATTTGCGGGATGAAAATTCGGTGTTAAAAGTCGTTTAATTCCACCGATTTGTTCGTAGTGCTAAATTTGTGCGTCGAGCGTGGTATAATGGATTGGGAGCGAACCGTCAATAGGTTTGGAGGTGGCGATTTTGAGTTTTCTGTTAGAAACGAAAAATTTGACCAAGTACTACGGTAAAAGGCTCGCGATAGATAAGGTATCCATTACAGTTTCTCCCGGAGAAATCGTCGGTTTCGTCGGACCTAACGGTTCGGGCAAGACCACGACTATGCGAACGGTTATGGGATTCCTCAAGCCGGACAGCGGAAAGGTGTTTTTGTTTGGCGAGGAGGTTAACAGACGTAACGTTCACCGCTTGCTCCGATACGTTGGATACGTGCCGGGGGAAGTTAACTATTACGCT from Fervidobacterium thailandense harbors:
- a CDS encoding ABC transporter permease subunit; protein product: MQKRMSLKDILIANAVPITFFILTFLAVLVAKIPILFLLSEIVRRLSRNTFLVLALIIPVVAGLGLNFAIVLGAMAAQAALFFVVDWGITGLKGILLAMVISSVISIFLGWIVGKTLNRAKGREMITSMILGFFANGVYQLIFLFFVGSLIPFRKTDFLLPQGVGLRNTVDLFGIVDGALNDLLTVNIGFITIYIVPLLFVVGLCIFLTFLLKTKLGQDFKAVGQDMHIARTAGIDVDKTRIIAVIFSTVFASIGQVIYLQDIGTINTYNSHEQIGLFSIAALLVGGASVKKANIWNAILGVILFHALFVVAPSAGNRLFGQPQIGEFFREFIAYAVIAFALAMHGWRSRKGK
- a CDS encoding stage V sporulation protein S; translation: MEVLKVSSKSNPNKVAGALAGVIREKGKAEIQAIGAGAVNQAVKAIAIARGYLAPSGYDLVCVPAFTDVNVENETRTALKFIVFPRE
- a CDS encoding ABC transporter permease subunit, yielding MINFETLKETIRRVDIPTLIIVLFLIGLFILAAATKVSVTALLSDSIVRVGMNGVLVLAMLPTIRAGIGPNFGLPVGIIGGLLGGLIVMQYQIAGPIGFWIAVVISVAINLVLGWIYAWLLDKVRGQEMMVETYVGYSIVAFMSIMWLVLPFTNPEMIWAIGGKGLRYTLTLQNYFDKALNNFLRFQIGKNFSFPTGLILFFAASCYLVWLFFKTRPGLAIDLTGQNELYAISSGVNPKKARRSAVILSTVIAGVGILVYAQSYGFLQLYQAPLFMTFPAVASILIGGASIKRATITNVVLGTVLFQTLLTVSLPVLSQVTRGDITEVLRLIVSNGMILYALTRTPKEAS